The following proteins come from a genomic window of Pseudomonas sp. Z8(2022):
- the livH gene encoding high-affinity branched-chain amino acid ABC transporter permease LivH → MPDLYHYLQQLLNGLTIGSTYALIAIGYTMVYGIIGMINFAHGEVYMIGSYVAFTVIAGLAMFGLEAVPFVMIAAFAATMIVTSAYGYSIERVAYRPLRGGNRLIPLISAIGMSIFLQNAVLLSQDSKDKAIPSLLPGNFIFGESAANGVVVSYMQVLIFIVTFVTMVGLTLFISRSRLGRACRACAEDLKMANLLGINTNNIIALTFVIGAALAAIASVLLGMNYGVINPHLGFLAGIKAFTAAVLGGIGSIPGAVLGGLLLGVAEAFGADIFGDQYKDVVAFSLLVLVLLFRPTGILGRPEVEKV, encoded by the coding sequence ATGCCTGATCTTTATCACTACCTGCAACAGTTGCTCAATGGCCTGACCATTGGCAGCACCTATGCCCTGATCGCCATCGGCTACACCATGGTCTACGGCATCATCGGCATGATCAACTTCGCCCACGGCGAGGTTTACATGATTGGCTCGTACGTAGCCTTCACCGTGATCGCCGGCCTTGCCATGTTCGGCCTGGAAGCCGTGCCTTTCGTGATGATCGCGGCCTTCGCCGCCACCATGATCGTCACCAGCGCCTACGGTTACAGCATCGAACGGGTGGCCTACCGCCCCCTGCGTGGCGGCAACCGACTCATCCCGCTGATCTCCGCGATCGGTATGTCGATCTTCCTGCAGAACGCGGTACTGCTTTCGCAGGACTCCAAGGACAAGGCCATCCCCAGCCTGCTGCCCGGCAACTTTATCTTCGGAGAAAGCGCAGCCAACGGCGTGGTGGTGTCCTACATGCAGGTGCTGATCTTCATCGTCACCTTCGTCACCATGGTCGGCCTGACCCTGTTCATCTCCCGTTCTCGCCTGGGCCGCGCCTGCCGCGCCTGCGCCGAAGACCTGAAGATGGCCAACCTGCTCGGCATCAACACCAACAACATCATCGCCCTGACCTTCGTCATCGGCGCGGCGCTGGCCGCCATCGCCTCGGTACTGCTGGGCATGAACTACGGCGTGATCAACCCGCACCTGGGCTTCCTCGCCGGCATCAAGGCCTTCACCGCAGCGGTACTCGGCGGTATCGGCAGCATTCCCGGCGCGGTGCTCGGCGGCCTGCTGCTGGGCGTAGCCGAAGCCTTCGGCGCCGATATCTTCGGCGATCAATACAAGGACGTGGTGGCGTTCAGCCTGCTGGTGCTGGTGCTGCTGTTCCGTCCCACCGGCATCCTTGGCCGCCCGGAGGTGGAAAAGGTATGA
- a CDS encoding high-affinity branched-chain amino acid ABC transporter permease LivM, protein MSRNIKSAIFSALLVLIISYPVLGLKLSTSGISLRVDGATAFELWCIGGAAVLIFLWQLLRDQITPAWAKLPKLPKLPGGSGQLGNFLTLPSTQRWIILAMVMVALVWPFFASRGAVDIATLILIYVMLGLGLNIVVGLAGLLDLGYVGFYAVGAYSYAILSHYFGLGFWICLPIAGMMAALFGFLLGFPVLRLRGDYLAIVTLGFGEIIRILLRNLTDLTGGPNGLSIANENKPTLFGLSFERRVPADMPTFHGYFELAYNSQYKVIFLYLIALLLVLLTLFLVNRLLRMPIGRAWEALREDEIACRALGLNPTVIKLSAFTLGASLAGFAGSFFAARQGLVTPESFTFIESAMILAIVVLGGMGSQLGVILAAIVMVMLQEMRELSEYRMLIFGLVMIFMMVWRPQGLLPMQRPHLELKR, encoded by the coding sequence ATGAGCCGCAACATCAAATCCGCGATTTTCAGCGCCCTGCTGGTGCTGATCATCTCTTATCCCGTATTGGGCCTGAAACTCAGCACCTCCGGCATCAGCCTGCGGGTCGACGGCGCCACTGCCTTCGAACTCTGGTGCATCGGCGGCGCCGCTGTGCTGATCTTCCTCTGGCAGCTGCTGCGCGACCAGATCACCCCGGCCTGGGCCAAGCTGCCCAAGCTGCCCAAGCTGCCAGGCGGCTCCGGCCAGCTCGGCAACTTCCTCACCCTGCCCTCCACCCAGCGCTGGATCATTCTGGCGATGGTCATGGTGGCGCTGGTGTGGCCGTTCTTCGCCAGCCGCGGCGCGGTGGATATCGCCACGCTGATCCTGATCTACGTGATGCTCGGCCTTGGCCTGAACATCGTGGTTGGCCTCGCCGGTCTGCTCGATCTGGGCTATGTCGGCTTCTACGCCGTCGGTGCCTACAGCTACGCCATCCTCTCGCACTACTTCGGCCTGGGCTTCTGGATCTGCCTGCCGATCGCCGGGATGATGGCCGCGCTGTTCGGCTTCCTGCTGGGCTTCCCGGTGCTGCGCCTGCGTGGCGACTACCTGGCCATCGTCACCCTCGGCTTCGGCGAGATCATCCGCATCCTGCTGCGCAACCTGACCGATCTGACCGGGGGCCCCAACGGCCTGAGCATCGCCAACGAGAACAAGCCGACTCTGTTCGGGTTGTCCTTCGAGCGCCGCGTGCCGGCAGACATGCCGACCTTCCACGGTTACTTCGAGCTGGCCTACAACTCGCAGTACAAGGTGATCTTCCTCTACCTGATCGCCCTGCTGCTGGTGCTGCTGACCCTGTTTTTGGTCAACCGCCTGCTGCGCATGCCGATCGGCCGTGCCTGGGAAGCCTTGCGTGAAGACGAGATCGCCTGCCGCGCGCTGGGTCTGAACCCCACCGTGATCAAGCTCTCGGCCTTCACCCTCGGCGCCAGCCTGGCCGGTTTCGCCGGCAGCTTCTTCGCCGCCCGCCAGGGTCTGGTGACACCGGAGTCGTTCACCTTCATCGAGTCGGCCATGATCCTCGCCATCGTGGTACTGGGTGGCATGGGCTCGCAGCTCGGCGTGATTCTCGCCGCCATCGTCATGGTGATGCTGCAGGAGATGCGAGAACTCAGCGAGTACCGCATGCTGATCTTCGGCCTGGTCATGATCTTCATGATGGTCTGGCGCCCGCAAGGGTTGCTGCCGATGCAACGTCCCCACCTGGAGCTGAAGCGATGA